In Balearica regulorum gibbericeps isolate bBalReg1 chromosome 14, bBalReg1.pri, whole genome shotgun sequence, one genomic interval encodes:
- the CXCL14 gene encoding C-X-C motif chemokine 14, whose product MKLLTAALLLLFIAMCFASAEGVKCKCSRKGPKIRFSNVRKLEIKPRYPFCVEEMIIVTLWTRVRGEQQHCLNPKRQNTVRLLKWYRVWKEKGRVYEE is encoded by the exons ATGAAGCTCCTGACAGcagctttgcttctgctcttcATCGCGATGTGCTTCGCCAGCGCGGAAG GCGTAAAGTGCAAATGTTCAAGAAAAGGTcctaaaataagattttctaATGTGCGGAAGCTGGAAATAAAACCGAGGTACCCGTTTTGCGTGGAAGAGATGATTAT CGTGACTTTGTGGACACGGGTgagaggggagcagcagcactgcttaAACCCCAAACGCCAAAACACAGTGAGACTGCTGAAGTGGTACAGAGtatggaaagagaaaggcag GGTTTATGAAGAATAA
- the NEUROG1 gene encoding neurogenin-1, with protein MPAEAASSGGVAEPPGAPRERRRRRGRARARTEALLHTLKRSRRVKANDRERNRMHHLNAALDELRSVLPTFPDDTKLTKIETLRFAYNYIWALSETLRLAEQCLPPPPTFRGAAAPPSPGSDAGSWLSSASPSAPSLCASASGPSSPATSEDCAYAPADSLRGFRGLPSAAPPGAPCR; from the coding sequence ATGCCCGCGGAAGCGGCCAGCAGCGGCGGCGTTGCGGAACCACCCGGCGCTCCGCGGGAGCGGAGGCGTCGGCGCGGCCGTGCGCGGGCGCGCACCGAAGCTCTGCTGCACACGCTGAAGCGCAGCCGGCGAGTGAAGGCCAACGACCGGGAGCGGAACCGCATGCACCACCTCAACGCCGCCCTGGACGAGCTCCGCAGCGTCCTACCCACCTTCCCCGACGACACCAAGCTCACCAAGATCGAGACCCTGCGCTTCGCCTACAACTACATCTGGGCCCTCTCCGAGACCCTCCGCCTGGCCGAGCAGtgcctcccgccgccccccacCTTCCGCGGGGCCGCCgcgccccccagccccggcagcgaCGCCGGTTCCTGGCTGTCCAGCGCCTCCCCGTCCGCCCCCTCGCTCTGCGCCTCCGCCTCCGGCCCCAGCAGCCCCGCCACCTCCGAGGACTGCGCTTACGCGCCCGCCGACAGCCTGCGCGGCTTCCGCGGGCTGCCCTCCGCCGCGCCTCCGGGCGCACCCTGCCGCTAG